The genomic region AAATGACGGAGACCAAGGTCAAACGCCTCGTCGCCAATGCGCTGGCGCAGCATGTGGAAGAGCATCGCGCCGTGCTGGTAGCCAATCAGGCGGCCAGCGGGGTCGGGGCTACCGCGAAAATCCATTAAGGCGGTTTCCTGGCGGCTGGGCAGGGCGGCAAGGTCAGCGAGCCAGCGGCGCCGCATATCGTCATCCTCACCGCGCTGCTCAGCAAGCGCGTAATCAGCAAGGTAAGTGGTCAGCGCCTCGGCCCAGTTGCCGCTTGGATAATCGACCCGCACGCCCGCTCCCCACCAGGCGTGCATCAACTCGTGTGGCAACGAGGTGTGAGGAATAAAGGGCAAGGGGATAACGCGCTCGCCCAGCAGCGTAAAACCAGGAAAGGCGAGGCCGACAGGCGCGGGAGACGCCGCAATGGAGAAGCTTGTATAGGGCAGCGGCCCCAGACTGGCTTGAAAGCGCGCCAACTGTTCGGCAGCGTGCTGCAAGTACGTCTCGCCAAAGGCGCCATCCAACGCCTCGGGAAAGAGCGTGCGCAGCTGTACGCCTTCAACCTCACGCTGGCGCAGCCGCCAGGGGCCGGTCGCAATCTCTACCTCACGGGTGTTCGGGTGGTAGAAGCGCGCCACATAGGGGGCGCTATCGGCGTGCTGCTCGTCTACCAGCGAGCCGGTGGCAACGGCGAGTTGCCCATCCGGCACGCTGACGGTTAGCCATAGGGGCGCAGCTGAATCGCTAAGATGTGGGTACCAGCCAGCGCGGGTGGGTAGCAAACTGCCTTCGGCAGCTACTTGGTGGCGGCTGCCGTTACTTGCCTGTGGTAGCGTACCCTCCCAGCGAAGCGTGATGGGCGTGGTGCTGCCTGCTGCATCGGCATCCAGCGGTAGATGCCAGCGCCCATCCGCCTCTTGAACCACCGTCAGTTCGTCATCGCCACGCGTTGCCGAGGTGACTGTTAAGCCTTCCAGCAAGCGAAAGCGGCGTTCTGTTGCGAGGGGTTGGTGTAGCTCACCTTGCAGCGACCGCGTCGTTGGGTCGAACTGAATCAACAGGGTGCGGTCAGCAGAGCGCTCCTGCGGCGTCCCCCAGGCAAAACTCATTGCCAACAGCCATAGCAGCGTGCTCAGGCAACTTATGCGCAGCAGCGGGCGGCAGTAACGGAGAAAATGCAGCATCAGGCACCCCGCAGGCAGAAGTTAATTCGTTACATTACATTGGGCGTTGATAGATATAAAGAGTGTATAAGAAATGCTCTGAATGGCGAGGCCACGCCACGCATGCGAAACTATGCATGGCAGCCCAGGCGGTCAGGCAACGCCTGATAATCACAGGGGCTAATTACAAGGGGCTAATTACAAGGGCTATGCAATGAAGTCACTCCAGCAATATCTTGGCCGTATAGCCGCCGCGCTGCTGTTGGTTACCCTTATTAGCGGGTGCCGCGGGCAAGAGTCCGTGGAGGTGCCACTGACGATCCTGGCGAATAACCCTGCGGCCTTCGATGATAAGCACATCATCACCCAGGGTGTCGTCCGGCACTTTAACGACCCTCTCCATTACTGGATTGAGGACGAAGGCCTCAATCGCGTTGAGATATTTCCCCACGAGCAAATAGCGCCGCATTTAGGTGACGCTGTGACGGTAGAGGGCCAGTTTCACTTCTCATCAGATGAAGGGCGGCGGCTAACCCTCACGCGGGTCGAGCAGCTGCAACGTGCGCGGTAACGAGAGAGTAAAGGTAGTGCCTGCTTCAGCGTGGCTCTCGACCTGTATTTCGCCTTCATGCCAATGGGCAATCGATTGGACGATCGCTAGCCCGAGCCCGCCTGATTCTGCCAAGCCGGTTCGTGATGGGTCGCAGCGGTAGAAGCGTTCGAAAACCCGCGGCAAGTCATCAGGTGAGATAGCCACGCCGTGGTTATGAATGCGCAGCTCGAACCGCTCTCCACTCTCCTGCGTACGGATGTGAATCGGTGTGTTTGAGCGGCCGTGGCGCAGTGCGTTGGCGATCAAGTTGGCTAGCGCTGTGCGTAGAAGGTCGCGGTTTGCGACCACGGTTCCCGTGGCCTGATTGACGAGCGTACGGCCGTCATCCTCCGCCATGCCTTCAAAGTAATCACAGAGCTGTGTCACTAACAGGCCCACATCGACTTCCTCAGAGGCAATATCTTTGGAGGGCGTTTCGGTGCGTGCCAGAAACAGGATGCTGTCGATCATTTTCGCCAAGCGCTCGTACTCTTCGATGTTAGACGCCAGCACCTGCTGATACTCAGGCACGCTTCTCTCCCGCCGCAAGGCATGCTGCGTTTGTCCCAGCAGGTTGGTTAATGGCGTCCGCAGCTCATGGGCCATGTCGGCGGAGTAGCGGGAGAGCTGCGAAAAACCGTCCTCTAGACGATCCAGCATCCGGTTTAGCCCCTGGCTGAGGTGGCTGATCTCTTGGGCTTCGCCGGTGACATCTAAGCGTCGGTCTAACTGGCGGATAGTGATGCGATTAGCCTGCTCAACCAAGCGCCGTAACGGTTGAAGCCCATGCCGACTCACGCCCCAGCCGAGCAAAAAGGCGAGAAGGGCACCGGCTACTAGCGCAAACCACAGCATTAATCGGTAAGCCCCCAGCATCTGGTTGCGCTCATCAAGTAGCTTTCCGGCGATCAGCGTTAAAGGTCGGCCATCCTGCTCAAAGGTATGCCATGCCAGTCTCGCCGGTATCGGCCCCACCGTCTCTACCAAACGAACCGTGTTGGCCATCGGGAGGTTAGGTACGGGCAAATCGCTCGGGTTGACTTCAATAAGTACCTGGCCGGTGGCGTCGAGTATCCACAGCAGGCTGTCTTGGTTGCCAAACATGTTGGCATAGAGATGAGAGCGTTGGTGGAGCATGTCTACGCTTTCGCCGTTGTGGAGTAGCGCTTCTAAACGCTCCAGCCGCCCTTGCAGCATCTGGTCATCACGCCAGGCTATTTCACGGGTTAAGGAGTGATAAAGGTAGGTGCCAAGGCTGCCCAACAGCAGCACGCTGACCAGGGCAAACAGCAATGAAAGACGAGCAGCTAGAGAGTTGAGGGGCAGCATTAGGCGCGATCCTCAAGCACGTAGCCAATGCCGCGCTCGGTGTGTATGAGCTTTTGCGTGAAGGGGTCGTCTACCTTGGCGCGCAGCCGCCGGATGGCGACTTCTACAACGTTGGTGTCGCTGTCGAAATTCATCTGCCACACCAGGGAGGCAATGTAGGTGCGCGACAGTACCTCGCCTTCCCGATCCAGCAACAGTTCTAGAAGCGCAAACTCTTTGTTGGTGAGCGGGATGCGCTCGCCTTGACGCGTTACCCGCCGACGCAGCACGTCCATTTCCAAATCCGCTACGCGAAAGTGCTCTCGCTCGCGGGGCGGGCTGCGGCGTAATAACGTCCGCACCCGTGCCAGCAGCTCCACAAAAGAGAACGGCTTAACCAGGTAGTCGTCGGCACCGAGTTCCAGCCCCTTCACGCGATCTTCCACCGCGTCTCTGGCGGTGAGAAAGAGTACCGGCACCTGGCTACGGCGGCGGATCAGCTGTAGCAACTGCCAACCATCCAGGCCCGGCAGCATGACATCCAGAACCACCAGGTCGAATTCGCTTTCGTTAATCAGGTGCTGGGCATCAAACCCATCCCGAGCGACCTCGACACTGTACCCCGACTCCCCCAGCCCTTTGCATAAATAGTCGGCGGTCTTGTGTTCATCTTCTACTACCAGGATACGCATGCCGTCACCCCGCTAAATCGGAACAGAGTAGCCGGATCCGTCAGTCTTTCACATTACAAATCTGTAATGCTGCCGTCAGGTGATTGACGAGGTCGAGGTGTCAGTATGGCCCCATCAATCAATAAGGAGGTTTCCATGACATTACGACTCGCCCGCTTGCCGATGCTCGGCGCCGTTTTACTCGCCGGTAGCGCACTTGCCGATATTGGCCCGGTTCAACAGCAGAACCTTTCGCTGGAGCTGGCGAATCGCCTAGTGAGCGCCACCCTTGAGGCGTGCCATGCCGACGGGCGAACGGCCGTTGTGGCAGCCGTCGACCGTGGTGGAAACCTGGTGGCGCTGCAGCGCGATGACAATATTGGCCCCCATAACACCGTCGCTGCGCAACGTAAGGCGTTTACCTCACTGTCGACAGGCACCCCCAGCCGTGAACTGGCCGAGCGTGCCCGCCAAGACCCTGAGTCGGAAAACCTCAATACGTTAGATGAATTACTGCTGTTAGGTGGCGGCGTTCCGTTGAGGTCTGGCGGCGATCTAATTGGCGCGCTCGGCGTGGCCGGGGCGGGTGGTTCTGCCATTGATGAAGGCTGTGCCATCACGGCAATTGAGCGCGTCTTACCGCAATAAAACATCGGCTGTTTTAAGCCACCGATTGTTGATTCAACCAATCTTATTTTCGCCTTTATGGCATCACTCTTATAGGTATTTTTTTATGAAAACCTTATCTGCACTGGTTACCGGTATCGTCTTCAGCGGCGTTGCGGCCATGGTACAGGCAGGCGATAACCCGCTTAGCGTTCATGTTCTTAACATTCAGAGTGGTTTGCCATCGCCTGGCGTTGAAGTGGAACTTGAGCGCCGTACCGATGCTGGCTGGGAATCCTTAGCGACGGCCACCACGGATGAGGCAGGCCGTGTTTCTGCCCTTTATCCGGCTGATGAAGATTTCCTGGCGGGTGTCTACCGCGTGACCTTCGAAACCGGCGACTGGTTTGAAGAGCGCGAGATAGCCACGTTCTTCCCGGATGTTCCTGTGCCTTTCCTAGTGGAAGACACCGAACAGCACTACCACATTCCGCTGCTGTTAAGCCCTTATGGCTATTCCACTTACCGCGGCAACTGATTCCGCTGCGTAGCCTTATTAGCGTCTATCCCGGTTAACATTTTATAAGTTTGAGGTTATACATCATGAAAGTTTTCAATATCGCAGCCGCTATTGCGTTAGCCCTCTTCTCTAGCATAGCGCTCGCTGAAAGAGGTTCTGGTGAGGGTAATAAAATTGCCTATCCTGACTCGTCGTTACAGCAGCAAGTTAGCGATGCCGAGCACTTCACACCGGCTGAGCTACAGACGCGGAATCCGTAATAAAGTATGCAGTGCTAATATGCTTAAATAAAACAGGGCGGGCCAGCAATGGTTCGCCCTGTTGGTGTGATTAAAGAAAAACGTACAGTATCGTCGTTATGCTATGTATCAGGTTTTAGTATTGCCGCCATTGTTTACTGCGTCGTTTTACGTGCTAATCACCCCGAGCAAGATCATCACACCTGGTATCCAGCCGGTAAAGATGGCGCAAAAAATGGTATAGGTCGCGACAGGGCGTTGAATGGGCTTCGCCAGCGCTAGCAGATAAAAGAAGCTGAGCCATAAAAGCGACCATGCAAACCAATTCACGGTATTCCACAGCTTGAAACTGGTCGCGTAGCTGGAGATGGAGTGCACGCCAATCACTGCGGCGGTAATGCTGACAAAGAGGCAGAACCAGCCTAGCCCTCTTCCATCAGATTTTAGCCACTGATTGGCACCTACCCATAGGTACGTAATTGAAAACAGCAGTGTAAAAGCCCCTGCACTAATCTCAATCGTGTTGCTGGGGTCTTTGAAGATTAAGTGCGTGGCGATAATAAAGCTGAGCAACCCTACCAGTACGTTGATGATGGAGACTTCGTGGTTGCTTATTTTTCCCAGGAGCCAAATACCATTTATAAACAAAACAGCACCCACATATAGCAATGTAAGACCCAGGATCATGCTGACTTGCTCCAGATGTTTAGTTTTAACGAAGCCACGTGATCGCTCACGTGGCTCTATCGGTGTGCTGTTAGCACGTCGTTGATGAGGTTGGTTAATGAGATTGGTGAGAGGGTATGGCTAGCGGCGTTGCTGAGAGCAGCGCTGTTTTTTCACTCAGCTTAAACCGGGCGACGATAGAGGTGAGGCGTTCGGCCTCGTGCTGCAGATCGACGGCCGCCGTGCTGGCCTGTTCGACCATCGCCGCATTTTGCTGCGTGGTTTGCTCCATATCGTTAGCGGCGATATTCACTTCTCGAATACCCGCGCGTTGCTCTTCGGTGGCGACCGATATCTCGTCCATTAATGTGGTGACCTGCGTGACGGACGCCATGATTTGTGCCATGGTTTCACCCGCTTTATCCGCTTGTTGCGTGCCTGCTTCTACCATATCTACCGATGTTTCAATCAGTTTACGAATATCTGTTGAGGCGCTCGCACTGCGGGTCGCTAGCTGACGTACTTCGCTGGCGACGACGGCAAAACCGCGACCATGCTCACCGGCGCGAGCCGCTTCGACGGACGCATTGAGCGCCAGAATATTGGTCTGG from Halomonas sp. 7T harbors:
- a CDS encoding M1 family metallopeptidase yields the protein MLHFLRYCRPLLRISCLSTLLWLLAMSFAWGTPQERSADRTLLIQFDPTTRSLQGELHQPLATERRFRLLEGLTVTSATRGDDELTVVQEADGRWHLPLDADAAGSTTPITLRWEGTLPQASNGSRHQVAAEGSLLPTRAGWYPHLSDSAAPLWLTVSVPDGQLAVATGSLVDEQHADSAPYVARFYHPNTREVEIATGPWRLRQREVEGVQLRTLFPEALDGAFGETYLQHAAEQLARFQASLGPLPYTSFSIAASPAPVGLAFPGFTLLGERVIPLPFIPHTSLPHELMHAWWGAGVRVDYPSGNWAEALTTYLADYALAEQRGEDDDMRRRWLADLAALPSRQETALMDFRGSPDPAGRLIGYQHGAMLFHMLRQRIGDEAFDLGLRHFADQWMHRTADWQALIDAFSMASGEPQDAFIMPWISQPGRPTLHVEPIKTQAYEDGYRISGMLIQRGQHAPWPMEVPLVVTTEEGPVNVRQPMHDAQQTFELHLASRPLSLEVDPGADLLRHPGPTPAILRQLMLDPTTRVLALDDALFPLARQVLGRDAEALTTPVNLQDEAQPPLLVIGTTEAVSDWYQRIALPEPPQPIASAEDARFWMAPGTPIGLLSGNDAVAITQLAASLRHHGQQSYVVQSQGGETVQTGRWPTEDFPLSVTFTANDFQE
- a CDS encoding GlcG/HbpS family heme-binding protein, whose protein sequence is MTLRLARLPMLGAVLLAGSALADIGPVQQQNLSLELANRLVSATLEACHADGRTAVVAAVDRGGNLVALQRDDNIGPHNTVAAQRKAFTSLSTGTPSRELAERARQDPESENLNTLDELLLLGGGVPLRSGGDLIGALGVAGAGGSAIDEGCAITAIERVLPQ
- the uraH gene encoding hydroxyisourate hydrolase; this translates as MKTLSALVTGIVFSGVAAMVQAGDNPLSVHVLNIQSGLPSPGVEVELERRTDAGWESLATATTDEAGRVSALYPADEDFLAGVYRVTFETGDWFEEREIATFFPDVPVPFLVEDTEQHYHIPLLLSPYGYSTYRGN
- a CDS encoding heavy metal response regulator transcription factor, which encodes MRILVVEDEHKTADYLCKGLGESGYSVEVARDGFDAQHLINESEFDLVVLDVMLPGLDGWQLLQLIRRRSQVPVLFLTARDAVEDRVKGLELGADDYLVKPFSFVELLARVRTLLRRSPPREREHFRVADLEMDVLRRRVTRQGERIPLTNKEFALLELLLDREGEVLSRTYIASLVWQMNFDSDTNVVEVAIRRLRAKVDDPFTQKLIHTERGIGYVLEDRA
- a CDS encoding AmiS/UreI family transporter encodes the protein MILGLTLLYVGAVLFINGIWLLGKISNHEVSIINVLVGLLSFIIATHLIFKDPSNTIEISAGAFTLLFSITYLWVGANQWLKSDGRGLGWFCLFVSITAAVIGVHSISSYATSFKLWNTVNWFAWSLLWLSFFYLLALAKPIQRPVATYTIFCAIFTGWIPGVMILLGVIST
- a CDS encoding heavy metal sensor histidine kinase, which codes for MLPLNSLAARLSLLFALVSVLLLGSLGTYLYHSLTREIAWRDDQMLQGRLERLEALLHNGESVDMLHQRSHLYANMFGNQDSLLWILDATGQVLIEVNPSDLPVPNLPMANTVRLVETVGPIPARLAWHTFEQDGRPLTLIAGKLLDERNQMLGAYRLMLWFALVAGALLAFLLGWGVSRHGLQPLRRLVEQANRITIRQLDRRLDVTGEAQEISHLSQGLNRMLDRLEDGFSQLSRYSADMAHELRTPLTNLLGQTQHALRRERSVPEYQQVLASNIEEYERLAKMIDSILFLARTETPSKDIASEEVDVGLLVTQLCDYFEGMAEDDGRTLVNQATGTVVANRDLLRTALANLIANALRHGRSNTPIHIRTQESGERFELRIHNHGVAISPDDLPRVFERFYRCDPSRTGLAESGGLGLAIVQSIAHWHEGEIQVESHAEAGTTFTLSLPRTLQLLDPREG